A single window of Zea mays cultivar B73 chromosome 10, Zm-B73-REFERENCE-NAM-5.0, whole genome shotgun sequence DNA harbors:
- the LOC100280102 gene encoding uncharacterized LOC100280102, with amino-acid sequence MVRKLALASLFFFNASSEGSQRLSSTSSTSAASFSSAVSWQWPSCTQARTRSFRGDTSPEIVSMRHDTSSSKREEQEEGPYNYNNNYKTSMNPAYVHDDYSAADADCYSAATQSLTLSNEDEAIIHGLRSSTTRRILFEPESTSSIMKKTKKKAAAFDGATALSIESADPYGDFRRSMEEMVLSHGADDWVWLEKMLGWYLRANGEKTHGLIVGAFVDLLVALASSSGPSPAVCSSSFKLKQSRRHLQLSVRTGEHH; translated from the coding sequence ATGGTCAGGAAGCTCGCGCTGGCCTCCCTCTTCTTCTTCAACGCCAGCAGCGAGGGAAGCCAGCGCCTTTCCTCCACGTCGTCCACGTCCGCCGCCTCCTTCAGCTCGGCGGTGTCGTGGCAGTGGCCGTCTTGCACGCAGGCGAGGACGCGCTCCTTCCGCGGCGACACCAGCCCGGAGATCGTGTCCATGCGCCACGACACCAGCAGCAGCAagcgagaggagcaggaggaggggCCGTACAATTACAACAACAACTACAAGACGAGCATGAACCCGGCCTACGTCCACGACGACTACTCGGCCGCCGACGCTGATTGCTACTCAGCCGCGACCCAGAGCCTTACCCTTTCCAACGAGGACGAGGCGATCATCCACGGCCTCCGCTCCTCCACTACCCGGCGGATCCTGTTCGAGCCCGAGTCCACGAGCTCCATCATGAAGAAGACGAAAAAGAAGGCGGCGGCGTTCGACGGTGCCACGGCGCTGTCCATCGAGTCCGCTGACCCGTACGGCGACTTCCGGCGGTCCATGGAGGAGATGGTTCTGAGCCACGGCGCCGACGACTGGGTCTGGCTGGAGAAGATGCTCGGGTGGTACCTGAGGGCCAACGGCGAGAAGACGCACGGCCTCATCGTCGGCGCCTTCGTGGACCTGCTCGTGGCGCTCGCCTCCTCCTCTGGTCCCAGTCCCGCCGTCTGCTCCTCCAGCTTCAAGTTGAAGCAGAGCCGCCGTCATCTTCAGCTGTCTGTCAGGACGGGCGAACACCACTGA